ATGAGATAAAGAAAATTCAATAAGTGAAAAACTAGAAATAACAGCTCCATGCTATCGGTTTAATTTTATAACAAAAGACTGTGCTGGCTTGCTGTAAATAAATTTCGCCATACCAGATTAATTTCTTCATTCGTCGTTGCCGCCGCCATGCCACCATATGGATATAAGTTATTAGCGTGGAGTCTTGCGTTCTTTACAAGTTGACGACTTCTACGGGAAATTTCTCCCAGTAAACGCTTATCAATATGCCCAATAGCCACTAGTTGATTCCACGATCGGTAAATACATTGATAAAACTGATTACTTATATTATCCAGTTCTTTTTGTGCATTTGTTAATAGATTTCTTTGTTTCTTTCTATCGAAAGCAGGAAATTCAGTCTCTTTATCTCTATAATCAATGATTTGTTCAAAAAGAGTGAAGAATCTCTTAGTCATTCCTAATGTGTTCACCGCCAATGTACTTTCTGCAAACTGCAAAAAAGGATATTGATAGATGGGATTATCCAGCATTGCTGAACGATTATCAATCTGAAAACAACGGTTTTTATCTAATAGCAAATCCTTTACTTCAAAGGACCATCCTGCTGTAGCTTTTAGCCCCATGGTTTGCCAATCATTATGGAGTACGACCTCTTCATTTAATAGAAGAAATGATTTTATAAGAGGCATTCTGTCATTTCCCCTCACTATTTTTCCATTTTCTATTATCTGGCAATTGGCCGTAAACACGCTATTATGCGGAGCTCCGGTAGCGTACTTCCATATTCCGGTAATGCGAT
This Olivibacter sp. SDN3 DNA region includes the following protein-coding sequences:
- a CDS encoding acyl-CoA dehydrogenase, translated to MDLPKVIVDDLRREAFQAEILEKPTSKQLAIIYDNKWFKMFVPEKYGGLNLSLIEGLKLEEALAEVDGSIGWTVTLCSGATMFVGYIAPDVSDLLFQNEKVCFGGSGKVSGVAEVVDDGYRITGIWKYATGAPHNSVFTANCQIIENGKIVRGNDRMPLIKSFLLLNEEVVLHNDWQTMGLKATAGWSFEVKDLLLDKNRCFQIDNRSAMLDNPIYQYPFLQFAESTLAVNTLGMTKRFFTLFEQIIDYRDKETEFPAFDRKKQRNLLTNAQKELDNISNQFYQCIYRSWNQLVAIGHIDKRLLGEISRRSRQLVKNARLHANNLYPYGGMAAATTNEEINLVWRNLFTASQHSLLL